In Actinomycetota bacterium, the genomic stretch ACGTCGCGGCGACAAGCATCAAGCACCGGCTGCGTGAACTCGTGCAGACGGAGGATTCCGTCAAGCCGTTCTCGGATCAGAAGCTCGCCGGGCTGCTCTCGGACGAGGGCGTGACCGTCGCACGACGTACGGTGGCGAAGTACCGCGAGGAGCTGCAGATAGAACCCTCGTGGGCGAGGCGTCGCCGATGAGCCCTGACGAGGTG encodes the following:
- a CDS encoding RNA polymerase sigma-54 factor; amino-acid sequence: PLRLEDVAVEIGVHLSTVSRGVTGKYMATPYGLFELKHFFSGGYRTTTGMDVAATSIKHRLRELVQTEDSVKPFSDQKLAGLLSDEGVTVARRTVAKYREELQIEPSWARRRR